Below is a window of Desulfuromonas sp. DNA.
ACACTGGAAGGGATCCGGTGAAGAGGCGGTGGCCGGCGTCTACAAACAGCTCCTTGAAAAAGGCATCGCAAGCGAATTCAGTGGTTACCATACGACCTCGGACAACAGCAATATCACGATTATCCTGAAAGACGGCAGCAGTGTCGACTCAGCCAGCGAAGGCGATGCCGTCGAAATCATCACGGCATTGACCCCCTTCTACGGAGAGTCGGGCGGTCAGGTCGGTGACAGCGGTACTATCAGCAACAAAACGGTTCGAATCGAAATCAACGACACCCGCAAACCGACCGGTGGATTGATAGTCCATGTCGGTAAAATCACCTCCGGCTCGGTCAAAGTCGGTGACGCAGTCGAGCTGAATGTCGATACCGAAAAGCGCCAGGCAACCGCGCTCAATCATACGGCAACACATATCCTTCAGGCTGCCCTGGTCGATATCCTCGGCGACCATGTCAAGCAGGCCGGTTCACTGGTCACGCCGGAACGGCTCCGCTTTGACTTTACCCACTTTTCCGCCTTGAGCGCCGAAGAAATCACCCGGATTGAGGATGAAGTCAACCGGCGTATCCGTCAAAACCGTGCCGTCGACTCCGAAGAGATGTCGGCCGACGAAGCCATTTCATCCGGGGCGACTGCCCTGTTCGGCGAAAAATATGGCGACACCGTCCGCGTCATTTCGGTCGGCGATTTCAGCAAGGAACTCTGTGGCGGCACCCATGCCCGGGCCGCCCGCGATATCGGCTTGTTCAAGATCGTCTCAGAAGGCGGCATTGCCGCCGGCGTTCGCCGAATTGAAGCCCTGACTGGCGGCAATGCGATCCGGACCATCCATGAGCAGGAACAGACTATCCGCTCGATCGCCGATTTACTCAAAAGCGAACCGGGCAAAGTCGAAACCCGCATACAAAAGCTGATTGAACAGCAAAAAGAGTTGGAAAAAGAGATGGCAACCCTGCAGTCGCGCCTCAATTCAGAGCGTTCCGGCGATTTGATCGATCAGGCACAGGAGATTAACGGCATCAAGGTTCTGGCGGCGCGGACCGATGGACTTGATGGTAAAAAAATGCGCGAAATGGCCGATCAGCTGCGCGACAAACTGGCGTCCGGAGTCATTATTCTCGGTGGTGAGAATGATGGCAAGGCGGCCCTGCTCGTCGCTGTCACCTCCGATTTGACAGACAGGCTGCAGGCAGGGACGATCATCAGAAGCCTCGCCGAGCAGGTTGGTGGTCGCGGAGGTGGTCGACCGGAGCTCGCACAGGCCGGCGGCAGCGAGCCGAAGAATCTTGACAAAGCCCTGAGCAGCGCCACTGAGCTGGTTGCCGCTTCTCTGTAAATTTGACAGGAGCAACTGATGAAGACTGGAAAAATAGTTACTGCGTCTGAACAGGAAGAGTACGCACACCCGAAGCATGAGCGTTTTTTTCTGCGTGATGTCGTTACCGCAGAGAGCAACCCCGCTCTCTCGGTACACCGTGGACGGATTGAACCGGGTGGCGAAATCTTCCCGCATACGCACGACGGCCAGGCAGAGACCTTCTACATCCTGAAAGGGTCGGCTATTTGCACAATGGGAGCAGAGACCTCGATGGTCACTGCCGGACAGTGTTGCGTAGCACCATCCGGTGTAACCCACGGGCTGAAAAACGAAGGTGACGAACCGGTTGAGTTGATGGCTCTGTTCACCCCGCCCCTCAAATAGACAGGAGAAACCTTGCCACTTGTCCTCGAAAACCGGAGATCACTTGAGATGCGCCAGGAGGGTCCGACTGTTCTCGTCGTTGATGACGAAGCGGTTATCCGGGACCTATGTATCAGGGCATTAAAATCGTTCAATGTCATTGAAGCGGCAAATGGCCAAGAGGCCCTTGATATTCTACAAAAGAAAGACGTTGATGTCGTTCTGACCGATATCATGATGCCGCACACCAATGGCATCGATCTGCTGCAGCAGATCAAGGAAAAGCAACCGAACCAGCCGGTTATTGTCATGACCGGGTATGCTGATAAGGACGTTATTCTCAAGGCCCTCAAGGCTGATGCCGATGATTTCATCAGCAAACCGATCAATCTGCTCCAACTTAGAACAACCATCGACAAGGTTCTCGAAAAAAAAGCACTCCGCGAAGAACTTGTTCAGCTCAAAAAAATGGACCAGCTCAAGACCGATTTTCTCGGACTTGTCTCACACAAGCTTAAGACACCGATTACCGCCCTCTCGCTTTTTATCCAGAACCTTTCCCGCGGCGTCGGCGATCCGGACGATCCGAACTTCCAGAAACACCTGCAACTGATGCAGGAAGAATCGAACTATCTGGTGTACCTGATTCAGGACCTTCTCTACTATAGTGAAATCATTCTTCAGGAAAGCCCTCTCAAACTGGCTGAATCGGATTTGCGCTCAGTTGTAATGGCTACTTTCATTGAGGCTCAGGCTACCGCCGCGAACAAGGGGATTCGGCTGGTTAATAACCTCCCGCAGGAATGTCCACCGACCCGATTTGACCGCAAAAGGATCCGTTTTGTGATCCAGGCTCTGCTTGACAATGCTATTAAATTCACTCCGCCCGGTGGTGATGTGACCGTATTCGGAGAGTATGGCGACAACGCCTGCAAACTCGGCATCCGTGACACCGGTCCCGGCATAGAAGAAAACGAACAGAAAAAGGTTTTTGAAAAATTCTACCAGGTCGACCCTTTGCGTACGGGCCAGATCCGTGGTTTCGGCCTCGGCCTCTTTTATGCCCGCCAGTTTGCCCGGGCTCATGGCGGTAATGTCCAGCTCGAAAGCGAACCGGGCAAGGGGACCACTGCCTGGCTTAACCTGCCCCGCTGAAAAGCTCCAAGCTCCCTTTTTATGCCTATTTAGCCTTTGTCTTTAAAATCCTCTGTGCTATATTTTTCTTTTGCAAAAAACCTCATCATCTCGGGAGAATACAATGTTTCGCGGAACAACCATTACCTGCGTTCGTAAAGAAGCGGATGTCGCGATGGCCGGGGACGGTCAGGTCAGCGTCGGCAGCACTGTCATGAAGCACTCGGCGAGCAAGGTCCGTCGATTATTTGATGGCAAGGTCCTTGCCGGTTTCGCCGGCAGTACAGCCGATGCCTTCACGCTTTTTGAAAAATTTGACGCCAAACTGCAGGAGTTTCAGGGGAACCTTCCGCGCGCCGCTGTCGCCCTGGCCAAGGACTGGCGAACCGACAAGGTGCTGCGTCGTCTTGAAGCATTAATGATTGTCGCTGACCGGGAGAATACTCTGGTCCTCTCCGGTGCCGGGGATGTGATCGAACCGGATGACGGTATTGCGGCAATCGGTTCCGGCGGCTCTTTTGCCCTGGCAGCCGGCCGCGCTCTCCTGCGCAACACTGAACTCGATGCCAAATCGATTGCTGAAAAAGCGCTCTACCTGGCTGCTGAAATTTGTGTTTACACCAATGATCGCCTGACCGTGGAGACTCTGTAGTGACCAACTTCACCCCACGTGAAATCGTTTCCGAACTTGATCGTTATATTGTCGGTCAGCGGGAAGCAAAACGGGCGGTAGCCGTCGCGCTGCGCAATCGCTGGCGTCGTCAGCAGGTTGGCCCGGAGCTGCGTGATGAGATCGCGCCGAAGAACATCATCATGATCGGACCAACCGGGGTCGGCAAGACTGAAATCGCCCGGCGCCTCGCCAAATTGGCCCAGGCACCATTCATCAAGGTTGAGGCGAGCAAATTTACCGAGGTCGGTTATGTCGGACGTGATGTCGAGAGCATGGTTCGTGATCTTGTCGACCTGGCAGTGCTGTTGGTCAAGGATGAAGAAGCGCAGCGGCAAAGGGTCAAGGCCGAACAGAACGCCGAGGAACGGATTCTCGACCTTCTATTGCCGGGGGAAGCGGAAACAGAAAACGAGGAACAGCAAGCCTCGACCCGGGAAAAGCTGCGCAAATTATTGCGTAAGGGCGCACTGAACGAGCGCTACGTCGAACTCGAAACCGAAGAGGCCTCGATGCCGACCATGCAGCTCTTCACACCTCAAGGGCAGGAAGATCTCGGCTTTAACATGAAGGATATGCTCGGAAACTTCTTCCCGAAACGGACCAAACAGCGCCGCATGAAAGTGGCCGAAGCACTGGAACAGCTGACCCAGGAGGAGGCTGAAAAACTGGTCGACATGGACAAGGTTTCAACCCTCGCCCGGGAACGGACAGAACAGACCGGCATCATTTTTATCGATGAAATTGACAAGATTGCCAGCAAGGACGGGGTCCATGGTCCGGAAGTTTCGCGTGAAGGCGTGCAACGCGACATCCTGCCAATCGTTGAAGGGAGTACGGTCAATACCAAGCATGGTCCGGTCAAAACCGATCATATCCTCTTCGTTGCGGCCGGAGCGTTCCACATGGCCAAACAGTCAGACCTGATTCCAGAACTGCAGGGCCGTTTTCCGATCCGGGTCGAACTGAACAGTCTCGGTGAGGAGGAGTTCGTCCGGATTCTCACTGAACCGAAAAATGCGTTGATCCGTCAGTATATAGCGTTGATGGAAACGGAAAAGGTTACCCTCGATTTCGCTGACGATGCAATCCGTGAACTGGCAAAAACAGCGACCAGGGTCAATGAACAAACCGAGAATATAGGGGCCCGCCGCCTGCACACCATCATGGAGAAACTGCTCGAGGAGATCTCTTTTGATGCACCGGAGATGGCCAGCAGGAAGGTGAAGATCGACGCCGGTTTTGTCGCTGAGAAACTAGCCGGCATTGCCGGTGATGAGGATTTGTCGCGATACATTTTGTAAGGATCAGTTGTCAGTAAACCGTTGCCAGCCGATAGAAAGCAGCCAAAGTCTTTGCTCTTTACTGACCACTGCCAGCTGATCCCTGCCAACTCTGCATAAGGCTTATTCAATGAAAGAAATCATCGACAAGGCAAAAGTTCTACTCGAGGCGTTGCCCTGGATCCGGGAGTTTTACGACAAGACAATTGTCTTCAAGTATGGCGGCAACGCAATGGTCGAGGAGCATCTCAAGGAATCGTTTGCCCAGGATATCATTCTGCTCAAATACATCGGCCTCAACCCGGTCGTTGTCCACGGTGGCGGCCCGCAGATCGGCCAGGTTATGGAAAAAATGGGGCTCGAAAGCCACTTTGTCCAGGGTATGCGGGTCACTGACTCGGAGACCATGAATGTTGTTGAAATGGTACTCGGCGGCAGAGTCAACAAAGAAATCGTCGGCAACATCAATCGGCTCGGCGGCAAGGCGGTCGGTCTCTCCGGCAAGGACGGCGGACTGATTACCGCCCGTAAACTCGAAATGAAAACGATCAATCCGGACACCCTGACTCCGGAAATCATCGATATCGGCATGGTCGGCGAGGTTGAAAGCGTCAACCCGACGATTATCGGTTCGCTTGAAGCGAGCAACTTCATTCCGGTCATCGCCCCGATCGGCGTTGGTGCAAACGGCGAGACCTACAACATTAACGCTGACCTGGTCGCCGGCCGGATTGCCGGGGCGCTTCAGGCTGAAAAGCTGATCCTGATGACTGACGTCGAAGGGGTCAAGGACAAAAAAGGGAACCTGATTTCCACTATCGACATCAATCAGGTTCCGGAACTGATCGAGAACGAGACGATAACCGGCGGCATGATTCCGAAGATCAACTGCTGCCTCGATGCCATTGCCGAAGGGGTCGGGAAGACCCACATCATCGACGGACGGATGGAACATGCCTGTCTGCTCGAAATATTCACCGACACCGGCATCGGTACTGCCGTTGCGAGGTTCAGGTAATGAACGATTCACAGAATTGGATACAAAGAGGTGAAGCCTGCATTACCGGAACCTATGGACGTTTTCCGCTGGTAGCGGTCAGGGGTGAGGGCTGCCGATTGTTCGATGCCGAGGGCAAAAGCTACCTCGATTTTCTTGCCGGGGTCGCCGTCAACAACATTGGACATTGTCATCCGAAGGTCGTTAAGGCGCTCAGGGAGCAGGCTGAAAAGCTGATCCATTGCTCGAACTATTTCCACATTCCACACCAGATCGAACTCGGCGAAATCCTGTGCCAACACTCTTTTGCCGACAAGGCCTTCTTTTGCAACTCCGGGGCCGAGGCAAACGAAGCGGCAATGAAACTGGTCCGGAAATACAGTGCCGAAAAGCATGGGCCAAACCGCTTTGAGGTGATTACCGCCCTCGCCTCTTTCCATGGCCGGACC
It encodes the following:
- a CDS encoding alanine--tRNA ligase, with the protein product MTGSEIRKRFLDYFAKHGHTVVPSSSLVPHNDPTLLFTNAGMNQFKDCFLGDEKRDYVRAASSQKCVRAGGKHNDLENVGRTARHHTFFEMLGNFSFGDYFKKEAIAFAWEFLTRDLGLDIKRLYVTVYTDDDEAADIWHEQEGVPRERIFRFEEDNFWAMGDTGPCGPCSEIFWDNGPEMSCGSPDCNVGCDCDRYMEIWNNVFMQFDRQPDGELVPLPKPAVDTGMGLERITTVMQGVQSNYDTDLLRGIIGYIEKLAGKSYGDNDENDVSMRVMADHSRATAFLISDGVLPSNEGRGYVLRRIMRRAMRHAKMLGFEEPVLFQTCRFVMESMSEAYPEVIDRMEYVAKVVINEEERFIQTLGNGLRILNEEIEKLEKTGKKEVPGDVVFKLYDTYGFPIDLTADIVEKDGLTLDEKGFETCMEEQRQKARQHWKGSGEEAVAGVYKQLLEKGIASEFSGYHTTSDNSNITIILKDGSSVDSASEGDAVEIITALTPFYGESGGQVGDSGTISNKTVRIEINDTRKPTGGLIVHVGKITSGSVKVGDAVELNVDTEKRQATALNHTATHILQAALVDILGDHVKQAGSLVTPERLRFDFTHFSALSAEEITRIEDEVNRRIRQNRAVDSEEMSADEAISSGATALFGEKYGDTVRVISVGDFSKELCGGTHARAARDIGLFKIVSEGGIAAGVRRIEALTGGNAIRTIHEQEQTIRSIADLLKSEPGKVETRIQKLIEQQKELEKEMATLQSRLNSERSGDLIDQAQEINGIKVLAARTDGLDGKKMREMADQLRDKLASGVIILGGENDGKAALLVAVTSDLTDRLQAGTIIRSLAEQVGGRGGGRPELAQAGGSEPKNLDKALSSATELVAASL
- a CDS encoding cupin domain-containing protein produces the protein MKTGKIVTASEQEEYAHPKHERFFLRDVVTAESNPALSVHRGRIEPGGEIFPHTHDGQAETFYILKGSAICTMGAETSMVTAGQCCVAPSGVTHGLKNEGDEPVELMALFTPPLK
- a CDS encoding HslU--HslV peptidase ATPase subunit; its protein translation is MTNFTPREIVSELDRYIVGQREAKRAVAVALRNRWRRQQVGPELRDEIAPKNIIMIGPTGVGKTEIARRLAKLAQAPFIKVEASKFTEVGYVGRDVESMVRDLVDLAVLLVKDEEAQRQRVKAEQNAEERILDLLLPGEAETENEEQQASTREKLRKLLRKGALNERYVELETEEASMPTMQLFTPQGQEDLGFNMKDMLGNFFPKRTKQRRMKVAEALEQLTQEEAEKLVDMDKVSTLARERTEQTGIIFIDEIDKIASKDGVHGPEVSREGVQRDILPIVEGSTVNTKHGPVKTDHILFVAAGAFHMAKQSDLIPELQGRFPIRVELNSLGEEEFVRILTEPKNALIRQYIALMETEKVTLDFADDAIRELAKTATRVNEQTENIGARRLHTIMEKLLEEISFDAPEMASRKVKIDAGFVAEKLAGIAGDEDLSRYIL
- a CDS encoding hybrid sensor histidine kinase/response regulator; this encodes MRQEGPTVLVVDDEAVIRDLCIRALKSFNVIEAANGQEALDILQKKDVDVVLTDIMMPHTNGIDLLQQIKEKQPNQPVIVMTGYADKDVILKALKADADDFISKPINLLQLRTTIDKVLEKKALREELVQLKKMDQLKTDFLGLVSHKLKTPITALSLFIQNLSRGVGDPDDPNFQKHLQLMQEESNYLVYLIQDLLYYSEIILQESPLKLAESDLRSVVMATFIEAQATAANKGIRLVNNLPQECPPTRFDRKRIRFVIQALLDNAIKFTPPGGDVTVFGEYGDNACKLGIRDTGPGIEENEQKKVFEKFYQVDPLRTGQIRGFGLGLFYARQFARAHGGNVQLESEPGKGTTAWLNLPR
- the argB gene encoding acetylglutamate kinase, which encodes MKEIIDKAKVLLEALPWIREFYDKTIVFKYGGNAMVEEHLKESFAQDIILLKYIGLNPVVVHGGGPQIGQVMEKMGLESHFVQGMRVTDSETMNVVEMVLGGRVNKEIVGNINRLGGKAVGLSGKDGGLITARKLEMKTINPDTLTPEIIDIGMVGEVESVNPTIIGSLEASNFIPVIAPIGVGANGETYNINADLVAGRIAGALQAEKLILMTDVEGVKDKKGNLISTIDINQVPELIENETITGGMIPKINCCLDAIAEGVGKTHIIDGRMEHACLLEIFTDTGIGTAVARFR
- a CDS encoding HslU--HslV peptidase proteolytic subunit, which codes for MFRGTTITCVRKEADVAMAGDGQVSVGSTVMKHSASKVRRLFDGKVLAGFAGSTADAFTLFEKFDAKLQEFQGNLPRAAVALAKDWRTDKVLRRLEALMIVADRENTLVLSGAGDVIEPDDGIAAIGSGGSFALAAGRALLRNTELDAKSIAEKALYLAAEICVYTNDRLTVETL